A portion of the Citrobacter rodentium NBRC 105723 = DSM 16636 genome contains these proteins:
- the yldA gene encoding small membrane protein YldA, which produces MDSLAGTVMNDTFAILLGFFIIAAIVVGAMLYLENHW; this is translated from the coding sequence ATGGATTCATTGGCAGGTACGGTCATGAACGACACGTTCGCGATACTACTGGGCTTTTTTATCATCGCGGCGATCGTCGTCGGGGCCATGCTGTACCTGGAAAACCACTGGTAG
- the citG gene encoding triphosphoribosyl-dephospho-CoA synthase CitG, with protein sequence MLPIHATSADTTALPHSLFDAYGHLAWRAMLTEVNLSPKPGLVDRLNCGAHKDMSLKDFHRSALAIQGWLPRFIEYGASCAQLAAESVLSGLRPLGMACEADMFRATAGVNTHKGTIFSLGLLCAAIGRLHQSQQSVTPESLCATAAAFCRGLTERELRNNNQQLTAGQRLYQQLGLTGARGEAEAGYPLVIRHALPHYRSLLATGRDPELALLDTLLLLIALNGDTNVASRGGAAGLRWIQQQAKTLLQNGGIRTSADLNLLHQFDQACIERNLSPGGSADLLIVTWFLAQISQVKHLHNY encoded by the coding sequence ATGCTGCCAATTCACGCGACGTCCGCTGACACTACGGCTCTGCCGCACTCCCTGTTTGACGCTTACGGCCACCTGGCGTGGCGCGCGATGCTGACGGAAGTCAACCTGTCGCCGAAGCCGGGCCTCGTCGATCGTCTTAACTGCGGCGCGCATAAAGATATGTCGCTGAAGGACTTTCATCGCAGTGCGCTGGCGATTCAGGGCTGGCTGCCGCGCTTTATCGAATATGGCGCAAGCTGCGCGCAGTTAGCGGCAGAGTCGGTATTAAGCGGACTGCGTCCGTTAGGCATGGCCTGCGAAGCGGATATGTTTCGCGCCACCGCCGGGGTCAACACCCATAAGGGCACCATTTTTTCGCTGGGTTTGCTCTGCGCCGCCATTGGTCGGCTGCACCAAAGCCAGCAGAGCGTCACGCCGGAATCCCTCTGCGCGACCGCCGCCGCTTTTTGCCGCGGCCTGACCGAACGTGAACTGCGTAACAATAATCAACAACTCACGGCAGGCCAGCGACTTTATCAGCAGCTGGGGTTGACCGGCGCGCGCGGCGAAGCCGAAGCGGGCTATCCGTTAGTGATCCGCCATGCTCTCCCTCACTACCGCAGCCTGCTGGCGACAGGACGCGATCCCGAACTGGCGCTGCTCGACACGCTGCTGCTGCTGATCGCGCTTAACGGCGATACCAACGTTGCCTCGCGCGGCGGCGCGGCCGGTCTGCGCTGGATTCAGCAGCAGGCGAAAACCCTGTTGCAAAACGGCGGCATAAGAACCTCCGCCGATCTCAATCTTCTTCACCAGTTCGATCAGGCGTGCATTGAACGCAATCTCAGCCCCGGCGGAAGTGCCGACCTGCTGATCGTGACGTGGTTTTTAGCGCAGATTTCCCAGGTTAAACATTTACACAATTATTGA
- the citC gene encoding [citrate (pro-3S)-lyase] ligase: MFSNNVFTRVKRSENIKMAEIAQFLKENDLSVDTTVEVFITVTRDDRLIACGGIAGNIIKCVAICESVRGEGLALTLATELINLAYERHCTHLFIYTKTEYEALFRQCGFSTLATVPDIMVLMENSTTRLKRYAESLGKQRHDGKKIGSIVMNANPFTNGHRYLIQQAAAQCDWLHLFLVKEDTSRFPYVDRLDLVLKGTADIPRLTVHPGSEYIISRATFPCYFIKEQSVINHCYTEIDLKIFRQYLAPALGITHRFVGTEPFCSVTAQYNRDMRFWLDTPTLPAPPIELVEIERLCFQGTPVSASLVRKLLVKKDLTAIASLVPQATLHYLQQMSERSASGATVRQQTPALVTGEK; this comes from the coding sequence ATGTTTAGTAATAATGTGTTTACGCGAGTCAAACGCTCAGAAAATATAAAAATGGCGGAGATCGCGCAATTCCTGAAAGAGAATGATTTGAGCGTAGACACCACCGTGGAAGTGTTTATTACGGTAACGCGCGATGACCGTCTTATCGCCTGCGGCGGCATTGCCGGAAATATCATTAAGTGCGTGGCCATCTGCGAGTCGGTGCGCGGCGAAGGGTTAGCGCTCACGCTGGCGACGGAATTAATCAACCTCGCCTATGAAAGACACTGCACGCACCTTTTTATCTACACCAAAACGGAATATGAAGCGCTGTTCAGACAGTGCGGCTTCTCAACGCTGGCAACGGTTCCCGACATTATGGTGCTGATGGAAAACAGCACCACGCGGCTGAAACGCTACGCGGAATCGCTCGGCAAACAGCGCCATGACGGGAAAAAAATCGGCAGCATCGTCATGAACGCTAACCCGTTCACCAACGGCCATCGCTATCTGATTCAGCAGGCGGCGGCGCAGTGCGACTGGCTGCATCTGTTCCTGGTTAAAGAAGACACCTCGCGCTTTCCCTATGTGGACCGCCTCGATCTGGTGCTGAAAGGCACGGCGGATATCCCGCGCCTCACCGTGCATCCCGGTTCCGAATACATCATCTCGCGCGCCACGTTCCCGTGCTATTTCATCAAAGAGCAGAGCGTGATTAACCACTGCTATACCGAAATCGACCTGAAAATTTTCCGTCAGTATCTGGCGCCAGCGCTGGGCATCACCCACCGCTTCGTCGGAACGGAACCGTTCTGTAGCGTCACCGCGCAGTACAACCGCGACATGCGTTTCTGGCTGGACACGCCAACCCTTCCCGCCCCACCGATTGAACTGGTGGAAATAGAGCGCCTGTGTTTCCAGGGAACGCCTGTCTCAGCCTCTCTGGTACGCAAGCTGCTGGTTAAAAAAGATCTCACGGCTATCGCGTCGCTGGTGCCACAGGCCACGTTGCACTACCTGCAACAGATGTCTGAACGCAGCGCCAGCGGAGCGACGGTCCGTCAACAGACCCCCGCATTAGTAACAGGTGAAAAATGA
- the citX gene encoding citrate lyase holo-[acyl-carrier protein] synthase has protein sequence MHLLPEQASRHAVSIPELLASRDERQARQNVWLKRHPTPLVSFTVVAPGPIKDSALTRRIFNHGVTALRALAENSGWSIREQAALASASGPEGMLSIEAPARDIKLATIGLEQTHPLGRLWDIDVLTPGGEILSRRHFALPARRCLLCGRSAAECARGKTHTLADLLNHMEALLHAANSRDVR, from the coding sequence ATGCACCTGCTCCCTGAACAGGCCTCCCGCCACGCGGTGTCGATTCCCGAGCTGCTCGCCAGCCGCGATGAGAGACAGGCAAGGCAGAACGTCTGGCTAAAGCGCCACCCCACTCCACTGGTCTCCTTTACCGTGGTGGCGCCAGGCCCTATCAAAGACAGCGCGCTCACCCGTCGCATCTTTAATCACGGCGTAACCGCCCTGCGCGCGCTGGCGGAAAATAGTGGCTGGTCAATCAGGGAGCAGGCTGCACTGGCCTCTGCAAGCGGGCCGGAGGGGATGCTCTCCATTGAAGCGCCCGCCCGTGATATCAAGCTCGCCACGATCGGGCTTGAACAGACGCATCCTCTGGGTCGCCTGTGGGACATCGACGTTCTCACCCCCGGAGGCGAAATTCTCTCCCGTCGCCATTTTGCGCTGCCCGCTCGCCGCTGTCTGCTGTGCGGGCGCAGCGCTGCGGAATGCGCGCGCGGGAAAACCCATACCCTCGCCGATCTCCTCAACCATATGGAGGCGCTGCTTCATGCTGCCAATTCACGCGACGTCCGCTGA
- the citE gene encoding citrate (pro-3S)-lyase subunit beta: MISASLQQRKSRTRRSMLFVPGANAAMVSNSFIYPADALMFDLEDSVALREKDTARRMVYHALQHPLYREVETIVRVNALDSEFGINDLEAVVRGGADVVRLPKTDTAQDVIDIENEILRIEKACGREAGSTGLLAAIESPLGITRAVEIAHASERLIGIALGAEDYVRNLRTERSPEGTELLFARCSILQAARSAGIQAFDTVYSDANNEAGFLHEAAHIKQLGFDGKSLINPRQIELLHNLYAPTQKEVAHARLVVEAAEAAAREGLGVVSLNGKMVDSPVIERARLVLSRAELSGIREE; this comes from the coding sequence ATGATTTCCGCGTCTCTGCAACAACGTAAATCCCGTACGCGCCGCAGTATGCTGTTTGTGCCGGGCGCCAATGCCGCGATGGTCAGCAACTCATTTATTTACCCTGCCGATGCGCTGATGTTCGATCTGGAAGACTCCGTCGCGCTGCGTGAAAAAGATACCGCGCGCCGCATGGTCTACCACGCGCTTCAGCATCCGCTGTACCGTGAAGTGGAAACCATCGTGCGCGTGAACGCGCTGGACTCCGAATTTGGCATCAACGACCTGGAAGCGGTCGTTCGCGGCGGCGCCGATGTGGTACGTCTGCCGAAAACCGATACCGCGCAGGATGTGATTGATATTGAAAACGAAATTCTGCGCATCGAAAAAGCCTGCGGTCGCGAAGCGGGCAGCACCGGCCTGCTGGCCGCAATTGAATCGCCGCTGGGCATTACCCGCGCGGTGGAGATTGCCCACGCCTCTGAACGCTTAATCGGCATCGCCCTAGGCGCGGAAGACTATGTGCGCAATCTGCGCACCGAACGTTCGCCGGAAGGCACTGAACTGCTGTTCGCCCGCTGCTCCATTTTGCAGGCCGCGCGTTCCGCCGGTATCCAGGCCTTCGATACCGTCTATTCCGACGCCAACAACGAAGCGGGTTTTCTGCATGAAGCCGCCCACATCAAACAGCTGGGTTTTGACGGCAAGTCGCTGATCAACCCACGCCAGATTGAACTGCTGCACAACCTGTATGCCCCGACGCAAAAAGAAGTCGCGCACGCGCGTCTGGTCGTGGAAGCCGCTGAAGCCGCTGCCCGTGAGGGGCTTGGGGTTGTCTCCCTGAACGGCAAGATGGTCGACAGCCCGGTGATCGAGCGCGCGCGTCTGGTGCTCTCCCGCGCAGAACTTTCCGGCATTCGCGAAGAATAA
- the citD gene encoding citrate lyase acyl carrier protein has translation MKINQAVVAGTLESGDVMIRIAPLETQEIDLQINSSVEKQFGDAIRATILAVLAQYDVRGVQINVDDKGALDCILRARLEALLARASGIPALPWEDRQ, from the coding sequence ATGAAAATAAACCAGGCTGTCGTCGCAGGCACACTTGAGTCTGGTGATGTGATGATTCGCATCGCCCCACTCGAAACGCAGGAAATTGACCTGCAAATCAATAGCAGCGTTGAGAAACAGTTTGGCGACGCCATTCGCGCCACCATTCTGGCGGTTCTTGCGCAGTACGACGTCCGCGGCGTGCAAATAAATGTCGATGATAAAGGCGCGCTGGACTGCATTTTACGCGCACGACTGGAAGCTTTACTGGCCCGCGCCAGCGGCATTCCGGCCCTGCCCTGGGAGGATCGCCAATGA
- the rnk gene encoding nucleoside diphosphate kinase regulator translates to MSRPPIIINDLDAERIDRLLEQPAYADLPIADALNAELDRARMCSPETMPHDVVTMNSRVKFRNLSDGEVRVRTLVYPAAMTDSNTQLSLMAPVGAALLGLRVGDTIHWQLPGGVSAHLEVLELEYQPEAAGDFLR, encoded by the coding sequence ATGTCCAGACCCCCTATCATCATTAACGACCTTGACGCAGAACGTATCGATCGCCTGCTGGAGCAGCCCGCGTATGCGGATTTACCCATCGCGGATGCGTTAAACGCTGAACTGGATCGCGCCCGGATGTGTTCGCCAGAAACCATGCCGCATGACGTTGTGACCATGAACAGCCGTGTCAAATTCCGCAACCTGAGCGATGGTGAAGTGCGTGTGCGTACGCTGGTGTATCCCGCGGCAATGACTGACAGCAACACGCAGCTCTCGCTGATGGCGCCGGTCGGCGCGGCACTGTTGGGCTTACGCGTGGGCGACACCATCCACTGGCAGCTGCCGGGCGGCGTCTCTGCGCATCTTGAAGTGCTTGAACTGGAATACCAGCCTGAAGCGGCAGGCGATTTTCTGCGTTAA
- the citF gene encoding citrate lyase subunit alpha has protein sequence MTQKIEQTQRQERVAAWRRRADSDLSSFTSTSKQNQQAQKPRDQKLCASLEEAIRRSGLQDGMTISFHHAFRGGDLTINLVMETIASMGFKNLTLASSSLSDCHAPLVDHIRKGVVSRIYTSGLRGPLAEEISRGLLAEPVQIHSHGGRVHLVQSGELNIDVAFLGVPSCDPSGNANGYTGKACCGSLGYARVDAESAKQVVLLTEQLLPYPHNPASIAQDQVDLIVRIDRVGDADKIGADATRMTTNPRELLIARSAAEVIANSGYFKEGFSLQTGTGGASLAVTRFLEDKMRSRDIRADFALGGITATIVELHEKGLIRKLLDVQSFDRNAAESLARNPNHIEISANQYANWGSKGASVDRLDVVVLSALEVDTQFNVNVLTGSDGVIRGASGGHCDTAVAAALSIIVAPLVRGRIPTLVDNVLTCVTPGSSVDILVTDHGIAVNPARPELAERLQEAGMKVVSIEWLRERAQQLTGEPRPIEFTDRVIAVVRYRDGSVIDVVHQVKE, from the coding sequence ATGACTCAGAAAATCGAACAGACTCAACGGCAGGAACGGGTAGCGGCCTGGCGTCGCCGCGCTGACAGCGATCTTTCCAGCTTTACAAGCACCTCTAAACAAAACCAGCAGGCGCAGAAGCCGCGCGATCAAAAACTGTGCGCCAGCCTGGAAGAAGCGATTCGCCGTTCCGGCCTGCAGGACGGCATGACCATCTCTTTCCACCATGCGTTTCGCGGCGGCGATCTGACCATTAACCTGGTGATGGAAACTATCGCCAGCATGGGCTTTAAAAACCTGACGCTGGCCTCCAGCTCGCTGAGCGACTGCCACGCGCCGCTGGTTGACCATATTCGTAAAGGGGTAGTCAGCCGCATTTACACCTCCGGCCTGCGCGGACCGCTGGCGGAAGAGATTTCCCGCGGGCTGCTGGCGGAACCGGTGCAGATCCACTCCCACGGCGGTCGCGTGCACCTGGTGCAAAGCGGCGAACTGAACATTGATGTCGCCTTCCTCGGCGTACCGTCATGCGATCCGTCCGGCAATGCCAACGGCTACACCGGCAAAGCCTGCTGCGGCTCGCTGGGCTACGCGCGGGTCGACGCCGAAAGCGCAAAACAGGTGGTGCTGCTGACAGAGCAACTGCTGCCGTATCCGCATAACCCGGCCAGCATTGCCCAGGATCAGGTTGATCTGATCGTCCGCATCGACCGAGTCGGCGACGCCGATAAAATCGGCGCTGACGCCACCCGCATGACCACTAACCCGCGCGAGCTGCTGATTGCCCGCAGCGCGGCAGAAGTGATTGCTAACTCCGGCTACTTCAAAGAAGGGTTTTCGCTGCAAACCGGCACCGGCGGCGCATCGCTGGCGGTAACGCGCTTCCTCGAAGATAAAATGCGCAGCCGCGATATTCGCGCTGACTTTGCGCTCGGCGGCATTACCGCGACCATTGTCGAACTGCATGAAAAAGGGCTGATCCGCAAGCTGCTGGACGTCCAGAGTTTCGATCGCAACGCCGCAGAGTCGCTGGCGCGCAACCCGAATCACATTGAAATCAGCGCTAACCAGTACGCCAACTGGGGGTCGAAAGGCGCCTCCGTTGACCGTCTCGACGTTGTGGTGCTGAGCGCGCTGGAAGTGGACACCCAGTTTAACGTCAACGTGCTGACCGGCTCCGACGGCGTGATTCGCGGCGCCTCCGGCGGACACTGCGATACCGCGGTCGCCGCCGCGCTGTCGATCATCGTCGCGCCGCTGGTACGCGGTCGTATCCCGACGCTGGTGGATAACGTGCTGACCTGCGTCACGCCAGGCTCCAGCGTCGACATTCTGGTTACCGATCACGGTATTGCGGTTAACCCGGCGCGTCCGGAACTGGCCGAGCGCCTGCAAGAAGCCGGTATGAAAGTGGTGTCGATTGAGTGGCTGCGCGAACGCGCGCAACAGCTGACCGGCGAACCGCGTCCGATCGAATTCACCGACCGCGTCATCGCCGTGGTGCGCTATCGCGACGGTTCGGTGATTGACGTTGTTCACCAGGTGAAGGAATAA
- the rna gene encoding ribonuclease I, translating into MKKSLLLAVSLLPLSAAFAAPLQPRQYGDFDRYVLALSWQTGFCQSQHERNRHEPDECRLQKEVASKVDYLTVHGLWPGLPKSVAARGVDERRWMRFGCATRPVPDLPEARASRKCAAPETGLSLESAARLSEVMPGAGGRSCLERYEYAKHGACFGFDPDAYFDTMVRLNKEIKDSELGQFLGENYGKRVSRSAFDAAFARRWGKENIRAVKLSCHGNPAYLTEIQFSLKAEAINAPLSAASFAPQPHPGNCGKQFILDTVGY; encoded by the coding sequence ATGAAAAAATCTCTCCTTCTGGCGGTATCGCTACTACCCCTGTCCGCGGCTTTCGCCGCCCCGCTCCAGCCGAGACAGTACGGCGACTTCGACCGTTACGTGCTGGCGCTCTCCTGGCAAACCGGCTTTTGTCAGAGCCAGCATGAGCGCAACCGTCATGAACCTGATGAGTGCCGTCTGCAAAAAGAGGTCGCCAGTAAGGTCGACTATCTGACGGTACACGGACTGTGGCCGGGGCTGCCGAAATCCGTCGCCGCGCGCGGGGTCGACGAACGTCGCTGGATGCGTTTCGGCTGCGCCACCCGCCCCGTTCCTGATCTGCCGGAAGCGCGCGCCAGCCGGAAATGCGCCGCCCCGGAAACCGGACTATCGCTGGAAAGCGCCGCCAGACTGAGCGAGGTGATGCCGGGCGCCGGGGGACGGTCCTGTCTGGAACGGTATGAGTACGCCAAACATGGCGCCTGCTTTGGTTTCGATCCGGACGCCTATTTCGACACGATGGTCCGGTTGAATAAAGAGATTAAAGACAGTGAATTAGGTCAGTTTCTCGGCGAAAACTACGGCAAGCGCGTCAGCCGCAGCGCTTTCGACGCGGCGTTTGCCAGACGCTGGGGCAAAGAGAATATCCGCGCGGTGAAGTTAAGCTGTCATGGCAATCCGGCCTATCTGACGGAAATTCAGTTCTCGCTAAAGGCTGAGGCCATTAACGCGCCGCTGTCGGCGGCCTCTTTCGCCCCGCAGCCCCATCCGGGCAACTGCGGTAAACAGTTTATTCTCGACACAGTGGGATATTGA
- a CDS encoding zinc-dependent alcohol dehydrogenase produces the protein MKALTYHGPHHVQVENVPDPIIEQPDDIILRITATAICGSDLHLYRGKIPQVKHGDIFGHEFMGEVVETGRDVRNVQKGDRVVIPFVIACGDCFFCRLQQYSACENTNTGKGAALNKKQIPPPAALFGYSHLYGGVPGGQAEYVRVPKGNVGPFKVPPLLSDDKALFLSDILPTAWQAAKNAQIQKGSSVAVFGAGPVGLLTIACARLLGAEQIFIVDHHPYRLRFAEERYGAIPINFDDHNDAAEIIIEQTAGHRGVDAVIDAVGFEAKGSTTETVLTNLKLEGSSGKALRQCIAAVRRGGIVSVPGVYAGFIHGFLFGDAFDKGLSFKMGQTHVHAWLGELLPLLEQGLLKPEEIVTHYMPFEEAARGYEIFEKRQEECRKVILVPGAQSPEVAQKSVKGLVNAMPGGVI, from the coding sequence ATGAAAGCACTGACGTACCACGGTCCGCATCATGTTCAGGTAGAAAATGTTCCCGATCCCATTATCGAGCAGCCTGACGATATCATCCTGCGCATTACCGCCACCGCCATTTGTGGTTCCGATTTGCACCTCTATCGCGGGAAGATACCTCAGGTTAAGCATGGCGATATTTTTGGTCATGAGTTCATGGGCGAAGTGGTGGAAACCGGGCGCGATGTGCGCAATGTGCAGAAGGGCGATCGGGTGGTGATCCCGTTTGTGATTGCCTGCGGCGACTGCTTTTTCTGCCGTCTGCAGCAGTATTCCGCCTGTGAAAATACTAATACCGGCAAAGGCGCGGCGCTGAATAAAAAGCAGATCCCGCCGCCGGCGGCGCTGTTTGGCTACAGCCATCTTTATGGCGGCGTGCCGGGCGGGCAGGCGGAGTATGTCAGGGTGCCGAAAGGCAACGTCGGGCCATTTAAAGTGCCGCCGTTGCTCTCTGACGACAAAGCATTGTTTCTGTCCGATATCCTGCCAACCGCCTGGCAGGCGGCGAAAAACGCGCAAATCCAGAAGGGTTCAAGCGTGGCGGTGTTTGGCGCCGGACCGGTCGGGCTGTTGACCATCGCCTGCGCGCGGCTGCTCGGCGCGGAGCAGATCTTTATCGTCGATCACCATCCGTACCGCCTGCGTTTTGCCGAAGAACGCTATGGCGCGATCCCGATTAATTTTGACGATCATAATGACGCTGCGGAGATTATCATCGAACAGACCGCGGGCCATCGCGGGGTCGATGCGGTGATTGATGCCGTTGGCTTTGAGGCAAAGGGCAGTACCACGGAGACGGTGCTGACCAATCTGAAGCTGGAGGGAAGCAGCGGCAAAGCGCTTCGCCAGTGCATTGCGGCGGTAAGACGCGGCGGGATAGTCAGCGTTCCCGGCGTCTATGCCGGATTTATCCATGGCTTCCTGTTTGGCGACGCCTTTGATAAGGGACTGAGCTTTAAAATGGGGCAAACGCACGTTCACGCCTGGCTTGGCGAACTGCTACCGCTGCTGGAACAAGGCCTGCTTAAGCCAGAAGAGATTGTCACCCACTATATGCCGTTTGAAGAGGCCGCTCGCGGCTATGAAATCTTTGAAAAACGTCAGGAGGAGTGCCGGAAAGTGATCCTCGTGCCGGGGGCGCAGAGTCCGGAGGTAGCGCAAAAATCGGTAAAAGGGCTGGTTAATGCCATGCCTGGCGGCGTGATTTAA
- the citT gene encoding citrate/succinate antiporter CitT → MSLSKDNIWKLLAPLIVMGVMFLIPVPDGMPPQAWHYFAVFVAMIVGMILEPIPATAISFIAVTICVIGSNYLLFDAKELADPAFNAGKQALKWGLAGFSSTTVWLVFGAFIFALGYEVTGLGRRIALFLVKFMGKRTLTLGYAIVIIDILLAPFTPSNTARTGGTVFPVIKNLPPLFKSFPNDPSARRIGGYLMWMMVISTSLSSSMFVTGAAPNVLGLEFVSKIAGVQISWLQWFLSFLPVGIILLIVAPWLSYVLYKPEVTHSAEVAAWAGDELKTMGNLTRKEWTLIGLVLLSLGLWVFGGKMINATAVGLLAVSLMLALHVVPWKDITKYNSAWNTLVNLATLVVMANGLTRSGFIDWFAGTMSAHLEGFSPNATVIVLVLVFYFAHYLFASLSAHTATMLPVILAIGKGIPGVPMEHLCILLVLSIGIMGCLTPYATGPGVIIYGCGYVKSRDYWRLGAIFGVIYISMLLLVGWPILAMWS, encoded by the coding sequence ATGTCTTTATCGAAAGATAATATTTGGAAGTTATTGGCGCCTTTGATAGTCATGGGCGTCATGTTTCTTATTCCTGTTCCAGACGGTATGCCGCCGCAGGCATGGCACTACTTCGCCGTTTTCGTGGCGATGATTGTCGGTATGATCCTCGAGCCCATCCCGGCCACCGCCATCAGCTTTATCGCCGTCACCATTTGCGTGATCGGCAGCAACTACCTGCTGTTTGACGCCAAAGAGCTGGCCGATCCGGCGTTCAACGCTGGCAAACAGGCGCTGAAATGGGGGCTGGCGGGCTTCTCCAGCACCACCGTCTGGCTGGTGTTCGGCGCGTTCATCTTCGCCCTGGGCTACGAAGTGACCGGCCTCGGTCGCCGTATCGCGCTGTTTTTAGTGAAGTTCATGGGGAAACGGACGCTTACGCTCGGCTATGCGATTGTCATTATCGACATCCTGCTGGCGCCGTTCACCCCATCCAACACCGCGCGTACCGGCGGCACCGTATTCCCGGTCATTAAAAACCTGCCGCCGCTGTTTAAATCCTTCCCCAACGATCCCTCCGCGCGTCGTATCGGCGGGTATTTAATGTGGATGATGGTGATCAGTACCAGCCTCAGCTCCTCAATGTTTGTGACCGGCGCGGCGCCGAACGTGCTGGGGCTGGAGTTCGTCAGCAAAATCGCCGGCGTCCAGATCAGCTGGCTGCAATGGTTCCTGAGCTTCCTGCCGGTAGGGATTATTTTACTGATCGTTGCCCCGTGGCTCTCTTACGTTCTGTACAAGCCAGAAGTGACGCACAGCGCGGAAGTTGCCGCCTGGGCTGGCGACGAACTGAAAACGATGGGCAACCTGACGCGCAAAGAGTGGACGCTGATCGGTCTGGTTCTGTTAAGCCTGGGTCTGTGGGTGTTCGGCGGCAAAATGATCAACGCGACCGCCGTGGGTCTGCTGGCGGTATCCCTGATGCTGGCGTTGCACGTGGTGCCGTGGAAAGATATCACCAAATATAACAGCGCGTGGAACACGCTGGTTAACCTGGCCACTCTGGTGGTGATGGCTAACGGACTGACCCGTTCCGGCTTTATCGACTGGTTCGCGGGCACCATGAGCGCCCATCTGGAAGGTTTCTCGCCAAATGCGACGGTCATCGTGCTGGTGCTGGTGTTCTATTTTGCGCACTACCTGTTCGCCAGCCTCTCTGCGCACACCGCCACCATGCTGCCGGTGATCCTGGCGATTGGTAAAGGTATTCCGGGCGTGCCAATGGAACATCTCTGTATTCTGCTGGTGCTGTCCATCGGTATCATGGGCTGTCTGACCCCCTATGCCACTGGTCCTGGCGTTATCATCTACGGCTGCGGCTACGTAAAATCCAGAGATTACTGGCGTCTGGGCGCTATCTTTGGGGTGATTTACATCTCCATGCTGCTGCTGGTTGGCTGGCCGATTCTGGCGATGTGGAGCTGA
- a CDS encoding alpha/beta fold hydrolase, giving the protein MSQYDKLTLKDGSYLYFKDWGDSSGQPIVFSHGWPLTADAFEDQMFFLGQKGFRVIAHDRRGHGRSAQPWDGHNMDQYADDLAELTAHLNLQEAVHVGHSTGGGEVARYIGRHGTGRVAKAALISAVTPIMVKTDFNPNGVPKEVFDGIREGVVNDRAAFFYELTAAFYGYNREGAKESKAVRESFVEQGLQGSIKGLYDCIKAFSETDLREDLRKMTIPTLVIHGDDDQIVPFETCGKVAAEILPDAQLKVYAGGSHGICTTHKQQINQDLLNFIQS; this is encoded by the coding sequence ATGAGCCAGTACGACAAACTTACCCTGAAAGACGGCAGCTATTTGTATTTTAAAGACTGGGGCGACAGCAGTGGTCAGCCGATAGTATTCAGCCACGGCTGGCCGCTAACGGCGGATGCTTTTGAAGATCAGATGTTTTTTCTCGGACAGAAAGGATTTCGGGTCATCGCGCACGATCGGCGCGGGCACGGTCGTTCGGCACAGCCGTGGGACGGGCATAACATGGATCAATATGCGGATGATTTGGCTGAGCTGACTGCGCACCTTAATCTGCAGGAGGCGGTTCACGTCGGCCACTCCACCGGCGGCGGCGAGGTGGCGCGTTATATTGGCCGTCACGGTACCGGGCGGGTGGCGAAAGCGGCGCTGATTAGCGCCGTGACGCCGATTATGGTGAAAACTGACTTTAACCCCAACGGCGTGCCGAAAGAGGTTTTTGACGGCATCCGTGAAGGCGTGGTTAATGACCGTGCGGCTTTCTTTTATGAACTGACGGCGGCGTTTTACGGCTACAACCGTGAGGGGGCAAAAGAGTCCAAAGCGGTGCGCGAAAGTTTTGTCGAGCAGGGATTACAAGGATCGATCAAAGGCCTGTATGACTGCATTAAAGCCTTTTCGGAAACCGATCTGCGCGAGGACCTGCGCAAAATGACCATTCCGACGCTGGTGATTCACGGCGATGACGATCAGATTGTCCCGTTTGAAACCTGCGGCAAAGTGGCGGCGGAGATCCTGCCGGATGCTCAGCTAAAAGTGTATGCCGGGGGTTCCCACGGCATCTGTACGACCCATAAACAGCAGATTAATCAGGATCTGCTCAACTTTATCCAGTCGTAA